A single genomic interval of Lewinellaceae bacterium harbors:
- a CDS encoding alkaline phosphatase — translation MKSYHITLLLPLLILSSGCNDQYRQLATEKKAQNIILLIGDGMGLAQASTAFYFQKEEPNFVRFPVIGLHRNPPTDALITDSAAGATAFSTGYKSYNAAIGVDSNATPRETILEIAARQGKSTGLIATSSITHATPASFFAHTAVRDSAEIIASQLPAAPVNFFAGGGLKYFNQRTDGANYLDSLAAKGFVVDTESLERPAKLDLNKKYGYLLAPDGMPKMQEGRGDFLPRATQLALDYLSQDKDGFFLMVEGSQIDWGGHDNDAEYVIQETLDFDKAIGVALDFAEKNGNTLVIVTADHETGGMSLSAAEVRMQSDYRHIKPTFSTGGHSASLIPVYAFGPGAEQFMGIYQNNEIFGKMLRAFRLK, via the coding sequence ATGAAAAGCTACCACATTACCCTACTACTGCCCCTGTTGATCCTCAGCAGCGGCTGCAACGACCAGTACCGCCAGCTGGCCACGGAAAAAAAGGCCCAAAACATCATCCTGCTCATCGGCGACGGCATGGGCCTGGCGCAGGCTTCCACCGCATTCTACTTCCAGAAGGAAGAGCCCAATTTCGTGCGTTTTCCCGTCATCGGCCTGCACCGCAACCCGCCTACTGACGCGTTGATCACGGATTCAGCCGCCGGGGCTACCGCCTTTTCTACGGGTTATAAATCGTATAACGCCGCCATCGGGGTAGATAGCAACGCTACCCCCCGCGAGACCATCCTGGAGATCGCCGCCCGGCAGGGAAAAAGCACCGGCCTCATTGCCACCTCTTCCATCACCCATGCTACGCCGGCTTCTTTCTTTGCGCATACTGCCGTGCGGGACAGCGCTGAGATCATCGCCAGCCAACTGCCGGCCGCTCCCGTCAATTTCTTCGCCGGCGGCGGCCTCAAGTACTTCAACCAACGCACCGATGGCGCCAACTATCTGGACAGCCTGGCCGCCAAAGGTTTTGTGGTGGATACGGAAAGCCTGGAGCGCCCCGCCAAGCTGGATTTGAACAAAAAATACGGCTACCTGCTCGCCCCCGACGGCATGCCTAAAATGCAGGAGGGCCGCGGCGACTTCCTGCCCCGGGCCACCCAACTGGCGCTGGATTACCTCAGCCAGGACAAAGATGGCTTCTTCCTCATGGTAGAAGGCTCACAGATCGACTGGGGTGGCCACGACAACGACGCCGAGTACGTCATCCAGGAGACGCTGGATTTCGACAAGGCCATTGGCGTCGCCCTGGACTTTGCAGAAAAGAACGGCAATACCCTGGTCATCGTCACCGCCGACCACGAGACCGGCGGTATGTCCTTATCCGCCGCCGAGGTGCGCATGCAGAGCGACTACCGGCACATCAAACCGACTTTCTCCACGGGCGGGCATTCGGCATCCCTGATACCGGTGTACGCCTTCGGGCCGGGAGCAGAACAGTTTATGGGGATTTATCAGAATAATGAGATTTTTGGGAAGATGTTGCGGGCGTTTCGGTTGAAGTAA
- a CDS encoding Omp28-related outer membrane protein produces the protein MQRAFTVIIFSLFSIALIAQQQAKRYLLLEHFTNTRCSICASANPGFYNTIAGFEGDIHHIAYHPRVPYSNCLFYQANTEDNTARADYYNIPGTPRVAFNGSSVTPGGQVTASMLESRIGQTSPLAIQVRESGQSSRQVEVEVYSLGAPPAGDVRLFVAVVEKEVQYNAPNGETLHHDVFRDMLTDKDGDPVGLAAAGGSVTASFDFTVSNDWNVNQVYVLAFVQNYATKEVFNSGTRFDPVLNSAKEELAGSMRLYPNPALEEAVIEFPEPVSGTLLIRDGLGKTLLTQKAAAQQKIRVDVKTLPAGVYWVSFESERGQWVAPLYKR, from the coding sequence ATGCAACGTGCTTTTACTGTTATCATCTTCTCCCTATTTTCTATAGCGCTGATCGCTCAGCAACAGGCCAAACGCTATCTCTTGCTGGAGCATTTCACCAACACCCGGTGTTCCATTTGCGCGAGCGCCAACCCGGGGTTTTACAACACCATTGCCGGTTTTGAAGGCGATATCCACCACATTGCCTACCACCCCCGCGTCCCCTACAGCAATTGCCTGTTTTACCAGGCCAATACGGAGGACAATACGGCCCGGGCCGATTACTACAATATTCCAGGCACTCCCAGGGTGGCTTTTAACGGAAGCTCCGTCACGCCGGGTGGGCAGGTCACTGCTTCCATGCTGGAGAGCAGGATAGGGCAAACGAGCCCCCTGGCCATACAAGTCCGCGAGTCGGGTCAATCGAGCCGGCAGGTGGAAGTGGAAGTCTATTCCCTGGGCGCCCCGCCGGCCGGAGACGTGCGACTGTTCGTAGCCGTTGTCGAAAAGGAGGTACAATACAATGCCCCCAACGGCGAAACCCTGCACCACGACGTATTCCGGGACATGCTGACCGATAAGGACGGCGACCCGGTGGGCCTGGCGGCAGCCGGCGGGTCGGTTACTGCTTCTTTTGATTTTACAGTGTCCAACGATTGGAATGTAAACCAGGTCTACGTCCTGGCCTTCGTGCAGAATTACGCTACCAAGGAAGTGTTCAACTCGGGCACCCGCTTCGACCCGGTGCTCAATTCGGCAAAGGAGGAACTGGCGGGATCGATGCGCCTGTACCCCAACCCGGCCCTGGAAGAAGCGGTGATCGAGTTTCCGGAACCGGTTTCCGGCACCCTGCTTATCCGCGACGGCCTTGGCAAAACCTTGCTTACGCAGAAAGCCGCTGCCCAGCAGAAGATAAGGGTGGACGTGAAAACCCTGCCTGCCGGGGTGTATTGGGTGAGTTTTGAGAGCGAGCGGGGGCAGTGGGTGGCGCCGCTGTATAAGCGCTGA
- a CDS encoding T9SS type A sorting domain-containing protein, whose protein sequence is MKTLFTTLFAFVLVFAFGQTSVRPIDLVQSAQVEGAAFSPVQLFQAAPGAVLAGEKAPKAYDVLDISQYELEQLLQDEPQSITLSLPAHFRPAPIEVLLVKVNPFAEDFSVRTSDGRTLTGADIELGIHYRGTVKGESAIAAFSFFSHDVMGMVSTKGEGNLVIGKLEDSRNAGRYVIYQDRDVLQDLGFSCETMDDGIGYTRDQLEPQPGTRALSDCVGLYFEVDDDVVTDKGGAAGATNYVTGVYNQVATLYANESINTVVTQIFAWTTNSPYSSTSSSGMLSQFQGYWGSSGSWPGALGQLLSYQASGGIAAGFSGICASDRRNSQSFSSINSTYSNFPTYSWTVMVVTHEFGHTFGSRHTHACVWNGNNTAIDGCSGSTEGSCSLPGYPSQGGTIMSYCHLQSVGINFNEGFGPQPGNVIRNVISNAGCLAPCGPPSCEDGFQNGNETGVDCGGPDCPACPTCSDGIQNGDETGVDCGGSFCPVCPCYDNPVTLTIILDNYPEETRWEIRDGGTVLASGGTYGSYPDGSTVVENACLPDGCYDFVIYDSYGDGICCSYGIGSYTLTDDSDGSTLASGGAFGSSETTNFCVSLGGGPTCTDGIQNGSETGVDCGGTCPPCPTCNDGIQNGDETGVDCGGSSCPACPTCTDGIQNGDESGVDCGGSCPNPCPVNCDVPTGLSASPAQTEATLTWSAASGANDYNVRAREVGTSTWTNGYNLTSPVSYTGLTCETNYEFQVQSNCTGATSAWSSLYTFSTTSCGGGGCTYVSVDFNNFDSGWGIWNDGGSDAGIYSTSYAYSAPNCVRLRDNSSSSVVTTDNLNLASYDELTVNFTYVPVSMDNSNEDFWLQVSTNGGSSYTTVEEWNLNDEFQNDVRYFESVVIPGSFSSNTRLRFRCDASGNSDWVYIDDVEILGCANGALVDPGDGPKLVGVKSADLEVDAPHAHDSHADVQPLTAMKLFPNPVTNELTVSFILPDAMPVQLFVTDLNGKVVNRQPLNGDAGRQEAKVDASRMAPGVYFVHLVSQGAKLTKKFVVVR, encoded by the coding sequence ATGAAAACTCTATTTACCACCCTGTTTGCATTTGTGCTGGTTTTTGCGTTCGGGCAGACGTCTGTCCGGCCAATAGATTTGGTGCAGTCCGCCCAGGTTGAAGGCGCGGCATTCAGCCCTGTCCAACTGTTCCAGGCGGCGCCCGGCGCTGTCCTTGCCGGCGAGAAGGCGCCCAAAGCATACGATGTGCTGGACATCAGCCAATACGAGCTGGAGCAATTGCTTCAGGACGAACCGCAGAGCATCACCTTGTCCTTGCCCGCCCATTTTCGGCCGGCGCCGATTGAGGTGTTGCTGGTAAAAGTGAATCCTTTCGCTGAGGACTTCAGCGTTCGGACCAGCGACGGAAGAACCCTGACGGGGGCAGATATTGAGCTAGGCATTCATTATCGGGGCACCGTAAAAGGAGAATCCGCGATTGCCGCCTTTAGCTTCTTTTCCCATGATGTAATGGGGATGGTGAGCACCAAAGGGGAAGGCAACCTGGTAATCGGCAAGTTGGAAGATTCCCGCAATGCGGGCCGCTACGTCATTTATCAGGATCGCGATGTCCTGCAGGATCTTGGTTTCAGTTGTGAAACCATGGATGACGGAATAGGCTACACCAGAGATCAACTGGAGCCGCAGCCTGGCACGAGGGCGCTGTCCGACTGCGTGGGCTTATACTTCGAGGTAGATGATGATGTCGTCACGGACAAAGGAGGCGCTGCCGGAGCAACCAATTACGTTACGGGTGTTTACAACCAGGTCGCTACTTTGTATGCCAACGAGTCGATCAATACAGTGGTCACCCAAATTTTTGCCTGGACGACCAACAGCCCTTATTCCAGTACTTCCAGCAGCGGCATGCTGAGCCAGTTCCAGGGTTACTGGGGTTCTTCAGGATCCTGGCCCGGCGCTTTAGGGCAGTTGTTGTCCTACCAGGCCAGCGGGGGCATCGCTGCCGGATTTTCGGGCATTTGCGCGTCGGACCGGAGAAACAGCCAGAGCTTCAGCTCCATCAATTCTACCTACAGCAACTTCCCGACCTATTCCTGGACGGTGATGGTGGTCACGCACGAATTTGGCCACACTTTCGGCTCGCGCCACACCCACGCCTGTGTCTGGAACGGCAACAATACCGCCATTGACGGCTGCTCAGGCAGCACCGAAGGCTCCTGCTCCCTGCCTGGCTACCCTTCTCAGGGTGGAACGATCATGTCTTACTGCCACCTGCAAAGCGTGGGCATCAACTTCAACGAAGGCTTCGGCCCCCAGCCCGGCAATGTGATCCGCAATGTGATCTCCAATGCCGGCTGCCTGGCGCCCTGTGGCCCGCCTTCCTGCGAGGATGGCTTCCAGAACGGCAACGAAACCGGCGTGGACTGTGGCGGCCCCGACTGCCCGGCCTGCCCCACCTGTAGCGACGGCATTCAAAACGGCGACGAGACCGGCGTGGACTGCGGCGGCTCCTTCTGCCCGGTTTGCCCCTGCTATGACAACCCGGTAACGCTGACCATCATCCTGGACAACTATCCGGAAGAAACCAGATGGGAGATCAGGGACGGCGGCACGGTACTGGCTTCCGGCGGCACCTACGGCTCCTACCCGGATGGATCCACGGTAGTGGAAAACGCCTGCCTGCCGGACGGCTGTTACGACTTCGTCATTTACGACTCCTACGGCGATGGCATCTGCTGTTCTTACGGCATAGGTTCTTATACGCTCACCGATGATTCCGATGGCAGCACCCTGGCCTCCGGCGGCGCCTTTGGATCTTCCGAAACGACCAACTTCTGCGTGAGCCTGGGTGGCGGGCCGACTTGTACCGACGGCATCCAGAACGGCAGCGAGACCGGCGTGGATTGTGGCGGCACCTGCCCGCCCTGCCCGACTTGCAACGACGGCATCCAGAATGGCGACGAGACTGGCGTGGATTGTGGCGGTTCCTCCTGCCCGGCCTGCCCCACCTGCACCGACGGCATCCAGAATGGCGATGAATCCGGCGTCGATTGCGGCGGATCCTGCCCGAATCCCTGCCCGGTCAATTGCGATGTGCCAACCGGCCTTTCCGCTTCGCCGGCCCAAACCGAGGCTACGCTGACCTGGAGCGCAGCGAGCGGCGCAAACGACTACAACGTCCGCGCCCGCGAGGTAGGAACTTCTACCTGGACCAATGGCTACAACCTCACCTCTCCGGTAAGTTATACTGGCCTAACCTGCGAAACCAACTACGAATTCCAGGTGCAGTCTAATTGTACGGGGGCAACCAGTGCCTGGAGCAGCCTTTATACCTTCTCTACCACCAGTTGTGGCGGCGGTGGTTGTACCTACGTGTCCGTCGACTTCAACAACTTTGATAGCGGATGGGGCATCTGGAACGACGGCGGTTCGGACGCTGGCATTTACAGTACCTCTTATGCCTACAGCGCGCCCAACTGCGTACGCCTGAGAGACAATTCCTCTTCTTCGGTCGTTACCACCGACAACCTCAACCTGGCCTCTTACGACGAACTGACAGTGAACTTCACCTACGTTCCGGTCAGCATGGATAACTCCAACGAGGACTTCTGGCTGCAGGTTTCCACCAACGGCGGCTCCTCTTACACGACGGTTGAAGAATGGAACCTCAACGATGAGTTTCAGAATGACGTCCGGTACTTTGAATCGGTCGTCATTCCGGGAAGCTTCTCGTCCAACACCCGCCTGCGCTTCCGTTGCGATGCGTCCGGAAACTCCGATTGGGTGTACATCGATGATGTAGAAATACTAGGCTGTGCCAATGGCGCATTGGTGGACCCAGGCGATGGCCCGAAGCTCGTTGGCGTGAAATCGGCAGATCTGGAAGTGGATGCGCCTCACGCTCACGATAGCCACGCCGATGTGCAGCCACTAACGGCCATGAAGCTCTTCCCGAACCCGGTCACGAACGAGCTGACGGTTTCCTTCATCCTGCCCGACGCCATGCCGGTGCAGTTGTTTGTAACCGACCTCAACGGCAAGGTGGTCAACCGGCAACCCCTGAACGGCGACGCCGGCCGTCAGGAGGCCAAGGTCGACGCCAGCCGGATGGCGCCGGGCGTTTACTTTGTACACCTGGTCAGCCAGGGTGCGAAATTGACCAAGAAGTTTGTGGTAGTACGATAA
- a CDS encoding methyltransferase domain-containing protein yields MNFKKLKTNLAFTKNLFTTGAISETSREVEIEICSRLPKGDHKIIVEYGMGHGNITREILKNIAPTSKVYAFEVNTAFCEHVKEEIQDSRLAIINDSAEHVKKLVKERAVDAFIASIPFTFLSNEVGARIIQDSYDMLAAGGYYSQVLYTRFNYKKFVKIFDECSITKIPNIPTEYIYHCKKIKS; encoded by the coding sequence ATGAATTTCAAAAAATTAAAAACCAATCTTGCGTTTACCAAAAACCTGTTTACCACCGGCGCCATTTCTGAAACCAGCCGGGAGGTAGAAATCGAAATCTGCAGCCGGCTGCCTAAAGGCGATCATAAAATAATTGTAGAATACGGTATGGGCCACGGAAACATCACCCGGGAGATTCTGAAGAACATCGCCCCTACCTCCAAAGTGTATGCTTTTGAAGTAAATACAGCATTCTGCGAGCATGTAAAAGAGGAAATCCAAGATAGCCGGCTGGCCATCATCAACGACAGCGCCGAGCACGTCAAAAAACTCGTCAAAGAGCGTGCGGTGGATGCCTTTATCGCCTCCATCCCCTTTACATTCCTATCCAACGAAGTAGGCGCCAGGATCATTCAGGATTCCTACGACATGCTGGCCGCCGGGGGGTACTACAGCCAGGTGTTGTACACCCGCTTCAACTACAAAAAGTTTGTGAAAATCTTTGACGAATGCAGCATTACTAAGATTCCAAATATTCCTACGGAGTATATTTACCACTGTAAAAAAATAAAATCCTGA
- a CDS encoding nucleotidyltransferase domain-containing protein: MTIQELYDNPHLILLEARSGSHAYGTNLPSSDVDTRGVFFLPKAQFYGLGYTPQISDEVNDTIFYELGRFVELLSRNNPNILELLAMPEDCIQRRHPIMGRLRPADFLSKRCKDTFGGYAFTQVRKARGLNKKIVNPMPEERKTPLDFCYVLWKQGSLPLNSWLEKAGYRQEQCGLANIPHFRDTYGLYYDESGELGFSGVIRKPASNELSLSSIPKGLPRAAVLSFNKDGYQTYCKEYRQYWEWVEKRNEDRYENTLSHGKNYDAKNMMHTFRLLDMAGEIAREGAIRVRRPNREFLLDIRRGAFEYEQLVSWAEERMARIEDCYAQSLLPEEPDVDKINRILIEMREELYG, translated from the coding sequence ATGACCATTCAAGAATTATACGACAACCCCCATCTCATCCTGCTGGAGGCCCGAAGCGGCAGCCATGCCTACGGCACCAATCTGCCGTCCTCCGACGTGGATACCCGCGGAGTGTTTTTTTTGCCCAAAGCCCAATTTTACGGCCTGGGTTATACGCCACAAATCAGCGATGAGGTCAACGATACCATTTTTTACGAGCTAGGGCGCTTTGTGGAGCTGCTTTCCAGAAACAACCCCAACATCCTGGAATTGCTGGCCATGCCGGAGGATTGCATCCAACGCAGGCACCCCATCATGGGCCGGCTGCGGCCGGCGGACTTTCTCTCCAAACGCTGCAAAGACACCTTCGGCGGTTACGCCTTCACGCAGGTGCGCAAGGCACGGGGGCTGAACAAAAAGATCGTCAACCCTATGCCGGAGGAGCGCAAAACGCCTCTGGATTTCTGTTATGTGCTCTGGAAGCAAGGCAGCTTGCCCCTGAACAGCTGGCTGGAAAAGGCAGGATACCGGCAGGAGCAGTGCGGGCTGGCGAACATCCCTCATTTTCGGGACACCTACGGGCTTTACTATGACGAAAGCGGGGAATTGGGGTTCAGCGGCGTCATCCGGAAGCCCGCCAGCAATGAGCTATCGTTGAGCAGCATCCCGAAAGGCCTGCCCCGGGCGGCGGTGCTGTCCTTCAACAAGGACGGCTACCAAACCTACTGCAAAGAGTACCGCCAGTACTGGGAATGGGTGGAAAAGCGCAACGAGGACCGCTATGAAAACACCCTTTCTCACGGCAAGAACTACGATGCCAAAAACATGATGCACACCTTTCGCCTGCTGGACATGGCCGGGGAGATCGCCCGGGAGGGCGCCATCCGGGTGCGCCGGCCCAACCGGGAGTTCCTGCTCGATATCCGCAGGGGGGCGTTTGAATACGAACAACTGGTAAGCTGGGCGGAAGAACGCATGGCGCGCATCGAAGACTGCTACGCGCAAAGCCTACTGCCGGAGGAGCCTGATGTCGATAAAATCAATAGAATATTAATAGAAATGCGGGAAGAATTGTATGGATAG
- a CDS encoding NifU family protein, which translates to MSNPVTKSPVMLYTEQTPNPESLKFVTNRMLYKGTADFQEEGLAQEWSPLAAAIFEMPYVKGVYICNNFVTVTKEMNYDWADIMLKMKEFIKKFVEEGGEIIKEGFAEAMARIEEERGASYEYSGDEAEIVKKVKDLIETYVKPAVEMDGGNIEFKAWDQGTVVLTMQGACSGCPSSTVTLKAGIEGMLKRMIPEVKEVVAEMG; encoded by the coding sequence ATGAGCAATCCAGTAACGAAGAGCCCCGTAATGTTATATACCGAGCAAACCCCGAACCCGGAGTCGCTCAAGTTTGTCACCAACCGCATGCTGTACAAAGGCACCGCCGATTTCCAGGAAGAAGGGCTGGCGCAGGAATGGTCGCCTCTGGCCGCCGCTATTTTTGAGATGCCCTATGTAAAAGGCGTGTACATCTGCAACAACTTCGTGACGGTAACGAAGGAGATGAACTACGATTGGGCGGACATCATGCTCAAAATGAAGGAATTCATCAAGAAGTTCGTCGAAGAGGGCGGCGAGATCATCAAGGAGGGTTTCGCAGAAGCTATGGCCAGGATCGAAGAAGAACGCGGCGCCAGCTACGAATACAGCGGCGACGAAGCGGAGATCGTCAAAAAGGTCAAGGATTTGATCGAAACTTATGTCAAGCCCGCCGTGGAAATGGATGGCGGCAACATCGAATTCAAAGCCTGGGACCAGGGTACTGTAGTGCTTACCATGCAGGGCGCCTGCAGCGGATGCCCCTCTTCGACGGTTACCCTCAAGGCGGGCATCGAAGGTATGTTGAAGCGCATGATCCCGGAAGTGAAGGAAGTGGTGGCGGAAATGGGGTAG
- a CDS encoding DUF433 domain-containing protein: MEFLLVRISANPNVCFGKPCIKGTRIWVSLILDFLASGSTMEEILDNYPQLTKEDIFACIAYGAAMSRENFVNLQPAA; the protein is encoded by the coding sequence ATGGAATTTTTGCTAGTAAGAATCTCTGCGAATCCCAATGTATGTTTTGGCAAACCTTGTATCAAAGGTACGCGAATTTGGGTTTCCCTGATTCTGGATTTTCTTGCATCGGGATCTACAATGGAAGAAATATTGGATAATTATCCCCAGTTAACCAAAGAGGATATCTTTGCCTGCATTGCGTATGGGGCAGCTATGAGCCGGGAAAACTTTGTAAATCTTCAACCTGCCGCTTAA
- a CDS encoding alpha/beta hydrolase, which translates to MFPYCNENNRTRGAATAREGYFNSAGDIRLYYRIDGQGADTLVVIHGGPGMDSGYMIADFEPLAQKYKLLFYDQRGGGRSTLPKDTSRLHITDHITDLEALRQHFGFEKLKLVAHSFGPALAASYAITHPGRVERMVFLGPIPPMGAGFWQRFGETINRRLTPSEQKELGVQYEAIVEGPDTKEACRKFWDIALKPRLAAGRKVSIIKGDCCAASTEAIRYGMGITNAVTVASMGDWDYRPELPLVKAPTLILHGEEEAIPMDMVEEWVKAMPNARLIKVPRAAHFPYVERPDVVWPAVEAFFERKGE; encoded by the coding sequence ATGTTTCCATACTGCAATGAAAACAACCGGACCCGAGGGGCTGCCACTGCCAGAGAAGGCTACTTCAACAGCGCCGGCGATATCCGCTTATATTACCGGATTGACGGGCAAGGCGCCGACACCCTGGTAGTCATTCACGGCGGACCCGGCATGGACAGCGGGTATATGATCGCCGATTTCGAGCCCCTGGCCCAAAAGTACAAACTGCTGTTTTACGACCAGCGGGGCGGCGGCCGGTCTACCCTGCCGAAGGATACCTCCCGGCTGCATATAACGGACCACATTACCGACCTGGAGGCGCTGCGCCAGCATTTCGGGTTTGAAAAGCTCAAACTGGTGGCCCATTCCTTCGGCCCGGCCCTGGCGGCCAGTTACGCCATAACCCACCCCGGGCGGGTGGAGCGCATGGTGTTCCTGGGCCCGATCCCGCCCATGGGGGCTGGCTTCTGGCAGCGCTTTGGAGAAACCATCAACCGGCGCCTCACGCCCAGCGAGCAGAAAGAGCTGGGGGTCCAGTACGAGGCCATCGTCGAAGGGCCCGACACGAAGGAGGCCTGCCGGAAATTCTGGGATATCGCCCTGAAGCCCCGCCTGGCTGCCGGGCGCAAAGTTTCCATCATCAAAGGAGACTGCTGCGCCGCCTCCACCGAGGCGATCCGCTACGGCATGGGCATCACCAACGCCGTCACCGTGGCCTCAATGGGCGACTGGGACTACCGCCCGGAGCTGCCACTGGTCAAAGCCCCCACGCTCATCCTGCACGGTGAGGAAGAGGCCATCCCCATGGATATGGTGGAGGAATGGGTAAAGGCCATGCCCAATGCCCGGCTCATCAAAGTGCCCCGGGCAGCGCACTTCCCCTACGTGGAGCGGCCGGATGTGGTGTGGCCGGCAGTGGAGGCGTTTTTTGAAAGAAAGGGGGAGTAA
- a CDS encoding DUF4058 family protein has protein sequence MPSPFPGMDPYLEGALWPDVHNGLAFVIKEQLVPLVSPGYVVRTDTYIVKDTSPEEDAGIMYPDVDILRRNRKLQEPEEVYHSLSALPPTPPTISIPIVQPIEVRIPVVEIRDRKDNRLITAIEILSPVNKRKPGLEPYRAKRLLLYESGVHLLEIDLIRRGERPFNYPDTPKTHYWVTLVRAGSGKTDIWAFNIQDTLPAVPVPLKNPDLDRVLHLGKALPDLYERSRYDLSIDYKEDPPLPLFGEEEQEWMRGLLEG, from the coding sequence ATGCCCTCTCCCTTCCCCGGCATGGACCCCTATCTGGAAGGCGCCCTTTGGCCGGACGTGCACAATGGCCTGGCATTTGTCATCAAAGAGCAGTTGGTGCCCCTGGTAAGCCCTGGTTATGTCGTGCGTACGGATACTTACATCGTCAAAGACACTTCTCCGGAGGAGGACGCAGGCATCATGTATCCCGATGTGGATATACTGCGCAGAAATCGTAAATTGCAGGAACCGGAGGAAGTATACCATTCGCTTTCTGCATTGCCTCCTACTCCGCCCACCATCAGCATTCCCATCGTGCAGCCCATCGAAGTGCGGATACCTGTTGTGGAAATACGGGACCGGAAAGACAACCGGCTTATCACCGCTATTGAGATTCTTTCTCCGGTTAACAAACGAAAGCCGGGGCTGGAACCCTACCGGGCGAAACGGCTGCTTCTGTACGAATCCGGAGTGCACTTGCTGGAGATAGACCTCATCCGCCGGGGAGAGCGCCCGTTCAATTACCCCGATACCCCGAAAACGCATTACTGGGTTACGCTCGTCCGGGCCGGGTCCGGAAAAACAGACATTTGGGCATTCAATATTCAGGACACCCTGCCCGCAGTGCCGGTACCCCTGAAAAACCCTGATCTGGACCGGGTGCTGCATCTGGGCAAAGCATTGCCGGACCTCTATGAACGCAGCAGGTATGATCTGTCGATCGACTACAAAGAAGATCCGCCTCTGCCGCTCTTTGGCGAAGAGGAGCAGGAGTGGATGCGGGGGCTTTTGGAGGGGTAG
- a CDS encoding alpha/beta hydrolase → MLHIVKAGGGYIGSLDSPDQGAIGIPVDEVLFFENILTVKAPKLGLQYIAVYDEGKQSLEGTFEQGGLKIPLNMNREAVEMEREPRPQDPKDFPYLAEEVAFANEKDSATLAGTLTLPEDKNVKSVVVLISGSGPQDRNEEVSAFNHRPFLVLSDYLTRQGIGVLRYDDRGVGESAGDRTMATTYDYAKDAAAAVAYLRGRPDLKGVKVGLIGHSEGGMIAPIVATELAKVDFQVLLAAPGIPIDELMLLQSDLISRSEDVPGDIRQANQKVLAEAYTFLKTETELSPEALKEGLEQIFVEGLESFPEATQKEIGDPQAFARKEAAGLLKPWFLYFIRFDPAEFLSRVKMPVLALNGTLDLQVPAKEDLAGIEKALQKAGNNQSEIMALEGLNHLFQKATTGSVREYKEIEEPFNEAAMQIIADWIKRLD, encoded by the coding sequence GTGTTGCACATCGTTAAAGCCGGCGGAGGCTATATCGGTTCGCTGGACAGCCCCGACCAGGGAGCCATCGGCATCCCTGTCGATGAGGTTTTGTTTTTCGAAAATATCCTTACTGTAAAGGCCCCAAAACTGGGGCTGCAATACATTGCCGTTTATGATGAAGGCAAACAAAGCCTGGAAGGCACCTTCGAACAGGGAGGTTTGAAAATCCCACTCAATATGAATCGCGAAGCAGTGGAAATGGAGCGGGAGCCCCGCCCTCAGGATCCCAAAGATTTCCCCTATTTGGCCGAAGAGGTGGCTTTTGCCAATGAAAAGGATAGCGCAACGCTGGCCGGCACCTTAACGTTGCCCGAGGATAAAAACGTGAAGTCCGTTGTCGTACTCATTTCCGGTTCCGGCCCGCAGGACCGCAATGAGGAAGTCAGCGCATTCAATCACCGCCCCTTCCTGGTATTGAGCGATTACCTTACCCGCCAGGGCATTGGGGTATTGCGGTACGACGACCGGGGAGTCGGGGAGTCTGCAGGGGACCGGACAATGGCCACTACCTACGATTATGCGAAAGATGCCGCCGCCGCCGTTGCCTACCTGAGGGGCCGCCCTGATCTGAAAGGTGTAAAGGTGGGACTGATTGGCCACAGCGAAGGCGGCATGATCGCACCCATCGTCGCCACCGAGCTGGCGAAAGTAGATTTCCAGGTGCTGTTAGCCGCGCCCGGCATCCCTATCGATGAGCTGATGCTGCTCCAAAGCGATTTGATCTCCCGGTCGGAGGACGTGCCGGGAGACATCCGTCAGGCCAATCAGAAGGTGCTCGCCGAGGCTTATACCTTTCTGAAAACAGAGACGGAACTTTCACCCGAGGCACTGAAAGAAGGGCTGGAACAGATTTTCGTGGAAGGCCTGGAGTCTTTTCCGGAAGCTACTCAAAAGGAAATAGGCGACCCGCAGGCCTTCGCCCGGAAAGAGGCGGCTGGTTTACTGAAACCCTGGTTCCTCTACTTCATCCGCTTCGACCCAGCCGAATTCCTCAGCCGGGTAAAAATGCCCGTACTGGCGCTCAACGGCACGCTCGACCTGCAGGTTCCCGCCAAAGAGGACCTGGCCGGCATCGAAAAGGCACTGCAAAAAGCCGGCAACAACCAATCGGAAATCATGGCTTTAGAGGGCTTAAACCACCTTTTTCAAAAGGCAACCACCGGCTCTGTTCGGGAATACAAGGAGATCGAAGAACCCTTCAACGAAGCTGCTATGCAGATCATAGCAGACTGGATCAAAAGGCTGGATTGA